One Yimella lutea DNA window includes the following coding sequences:
- a CDS encoding ribonuclease D, whose protein sequence is MTDEVAEPTTYPLLAAPADGVPAVVDTERALTQTAKALAGGEGPVAIDAERASGFRYGNRAYLVQIRREGSGTHLIDPIACPDLSPVQDAIADVEWVLHAATQDLPCLAEVGLKPSRLFDTELGSRLAGLPRVGLAAVIEHYLGMTLAKEHSAVDWSERPLPQPWLSYAALDVEVLVQVRDALAADLQEQGKWEWAEQEFHALTSFTGPPARQDPWRRTSGMHKIKNRRAIARVRELWLTRDTIAQRRDTSPGRVLPDALLVEIANTAPKTPAELLALPSATSRRGRPHTGVARHQRDWLEAVRRVGSMADADLPPATVRSDAPPPPRVWADRDPVAAARLTEVRDDLAVFAEEHNLPVENILTPDHLRRVLWDSANPLDAQTISAELTQLGARPWQIEVVTPMIVDAVSADLPTSE, encoded by the coding sequence ATGACCGACGAAGTCGCCGAACCCACCACCTACCCACTGCTGGCCGCCCCCGCTGACGGGGTCCCGGCGGTCGTCGACACCGAACGCGCACTGACGCAGACTGCGAAGGCGCTCGCCGGCGGTGAAGGTCCGGTCGCGATCGACGCCGAGCGGGCGTCCGGGTTCCGCTACGGAAACCGTGCCTATCTCGTCCAGATCCGCCGGGAAGGATCCGGCACTCACCTGATCGACCCGATCGCCTGCCCCGATCTCAGCCCGGTGCAGGACGCGATCGCCGACGTCGAGTGGGTCCTGCACGCTGCGACGCAGGACCTGCCGTGCCTGGCCGAGGTCGGCCTGAAGCCGAGCCGCCTGTTCGACACCGAACTCGGCTCGCGGCTGGCCGGCCTCCCGCGGGTCGGTCTTGCCGCGGTGATCGAGCACTACCTCGGCATGACACTCGCGAAGGAGCACTCGGCGGTTGACTGGTCCGAGCGGCCTTTGCCGCAGCCGTGGCTGTCGTACGCGGCACTCGACGTCGAAGTGCTGGTGCAGGTGCGTGACGCCCTGGCCGCCGACCTGCAGGAGCAGGGCAAGTGGGAGTGGGCCGAGCAGGAGTTTCACGCGCTGACCTCCTTCACCGGTCCCCCGGCGCGTCAGGATCCTTGGCGACGGACCTCCGGGATGCACAAGATCAAGAACCGTCGCGCGATCGCCCGGGTGCGCGAGCTGTGGCTCACCCGCGACACCATCGCCCAGCGCCGCGACACGTCGCCCGGGCGCGTCCTGCCCGACGCACTTCTGGTCGAGATCGCCAACACAGCCCCCAAGACTCCGGCCGAGTTGCTCGCACTGCCGAGCGCCACCAGTCGGCGTGGGCGCCCGCACACCGGCGTAGCCCGTCACCAACGCGATTGGTTGGAGGCGGTCCGCCGAGTCGGTTCGATGGCCGACGCCGACCTGCCGCCGGCGACCGTCCGCAGCGACGCTCCTCCGCCGCCGCGGGTCTGGGCCGACCGCGACCCCGTCGCAGCAGCCCGCCTGACCGAGGTGCGTGACGACCTCGCGGTCTTCGCCGAGGAGCACAACCTGCCGGTCGAGAACATCCTCACCCCCGACCACCTGCGCCGAGTGCTCTGGGATTCCGCGAATCCCCTTGATGCACAGACGATCTCGGCCGAGTTGACCCAGCTCGGAGCGCGGCCCTGGCAGATCGAGGTCGTCACCCCGATGATCGTCGACGCGGTTTCCGCCGACCTGCCTACCAGCGAGTAA
- a CDS encoding DUF3000 domain-containing protein, whose amino-acid sequence MGSKNASSDIGSHFSRVVRELETVRLRPEVSLTEVPAPGRIAPYSVAMTAEVANSPDDDELASGRFVVLHDPSCPEPWAGAWRIVTFARAELEPELASDPMLGEVGWTWLIDSLAEAGAEFTAEAGTVTRVLSQGFGGLADNGTTVEMEIRASWTPTTEDLTSHLQAWGAMLCTIAGLPPLPEGVVALPGQRR is encoded by the coding sequence GTGGGTTCGAAGAATGCCAGCAGCGACATCGGGTCGCACTTCTCTCGCGTCGTCCGCGAGCTCGAGACCGTGCGCCTTCGGCCCGAGGTCAGCTTGACCGAGGTTCCGGCGCCCGGGCGCATCGCGCCGTACTCCGTCGCCATGACCGCCGAGGTGGCGAACTCCCCCGACGACGACGAACTCGCCTCGGGACGCTTCGTCGTGCTGCACGACCCCAGTTGCCCCGAGCCCTGGGCAGGCGCCTGGCGCATCGTCACCTTCGCGCGCGCCGAACTGGAACCGGAACTGGCGTCCGACCCGATGCTCGGAGAGGTCGGCTGGACCTGGCTGATCGACTCCCTGGCCGAGGCCGGTGCCGAGTTCACCGCCGAGGCCGGCACCGTCACCCGCGTCCTGTCACAGGGCTTCGGTGGCCTCGCCGACAACGGCACCACGGTCGAGATGGAGATCCGCGCCTCGTGGACCCCCACCACCGAGGACCTCACGTCTCACCTGCAGGCCTGGGGTGCGATGTTGTGCACGATCGCCGGTCTGCCCCCGCTGCCCGAGGGCGTCGTGGCGCTGCCGGGGCAGCGTCGATGA
- a CDS encoding DMT family transporter, giving the protein MVALLALGSSLVWGTSDFAGGLLAKRIAAVRVVAVAQIGGLLTMCVVLGIRVAQGVAIADGPWYLYGALAGLTGAVGLVCFYAALSMGTMGVVSPIASMGAVVPVAAGLATGDRIGVAVGIGLALMVFGVVLASGPELGGGAGRTPVLLAFVAAVAFGLSLFCMDRAAEVDVIPALWAMRIASVSALLLAWRFWPGGPVGARVPRRDVPIIMLVGVGDLAANALFSFAAAQGMVSVVSVLGSLYPVVTLIWARVLLDERLRPVQVAGVAATLGGIALVVG; this is encoded by the coding sequence ATGGTCGCTCTCCTGGCTCTCGGTTCCAGTCTGGTCTGGGGCACCTCGGACTTCGCGGGCGGTCTGCTCGCCAAGCGCATCGCCGCCGTCCGGGTCGTCGCCGTGGCGCAGATCGGCGGCCTGCTCACGATGTGTGTCGTGCTCGGCATCCGGGTCGCGCAGGGCGTCGCGATCGCAGACGGGCCCTGGTACCTCTACGGGGCGTTGGCCGGCCTGACCGGTGCGGTCGGCCTGGTCTGCTTCTACGCCGCGCTGTCGATGGGCACCATGGGCGTCGTCTCGCCGATCGCCTCGATGGGTGCGGTCGTGCCGGTCGCGGCGGGGCTGGCCACCGGTGACCGGATCGGAGTGGCGGTCGGAATCGGGTTGGCACTCATGGTGTTCGGCGTGGTGCTCGCATCCGGTCCTGAGCTCGGTGGCGGCGCCGGACGGACACCGGTGCTGCTCGCGTTCGTGGCGGCCGTCGCGTTCGGGTTGTCGCTGTTCTGCATGGATCGCGCCGCCGAGGTCGACGTCATCCCCGCACTGTGGGCGATGCGGATCGCGAGCGTGTCGGCTCTGCTGCTCGCCTGGCGCTTTTGGCCGGGTGGCCCGGTGGGCGCACGGGTGCCTCGCCGCGATGTGCCGATAATCATGCTCGTCGGAGTCGGCGATCTGGCAGCCAACGCACTGTTCAGCTTCGCCGCTGCGCAGGGAATGGTGAGCGTGGTCAGTGTTCTCGGGTCGCTTTACCCGGTCGTCACGCTCATCTGGGCACGGGTGCTGCTGGACGAGCGATTACGTCCCGTCCAGGTCGCGGGGGTGGCAGCAACGCTCGGCGGCATCGCGTTGGTCGTGGGCTGA